TCTGACTctacttatttttaatttttcagtgtttccttctcctcctttatTATTCTGTTAAGGTTTTGTATTTACTTCTCTCCACGAGTGGTCACAATATATAAAATTGCATAACTGAAACCTTCAGTCAGTTATTTTAGCACTATGTGACTGGCTCTCATTCACAGTGTAGTGAGCATGATGGTGCTTAGACTAAAATTTACTTGTATTTGTTTGGGTTTACACACATAAGTGAAAAAGGGAAGGTTGTTTCCCTGGTAAATATGATCCCTGAGGCCAATATTGTCAATAGGAAAAAAGTTTACAAATATAGGAAGGCAAGTATTTCTTTCcagagaaggtggcaaccctacccggAGAGCTTCTTAGACAAAGGGAGGTCCCATTGTTTCATGTGATAGGCTTGGGGCACATAATAAATACATCaaggtttttctgcattttttaagaCCTATATATAGATTAGTTCCCTACTTTGAAAGGTGCACAAATGCATACAGCGATTAACCTATCCAGAAGACTTCAACACCTTCTCAAAGTATAAGATTTACTGATGGAACCATTGGCTCATTTAGAAACAACCCACTCATTAAAGGCTACCCATTTGGGACCCATTCCTATAAAATCTAATTATTTGCCAACGAGGTAACTCTTTTCCTTACTGATCCTATTAGCTCTCTCCTAGTCCTTTTTAATATATTATCTTAGTTCTCATCAGTTTCTTATTACAAGGTGAATACCTATAAAACCGAGGCATCAACAATCATATTTTGACGAAAATGAAGGCTTCCTATCTACTTGATTGGCAGCAATCCTTCATGTCCTGTaacatttaaatttcacaaactAACTCAAGACTCGTGATATTCGAATTAGACCACTGTTATCTTTAAAGACTCTAAGTACAAAAGTAATAGCGGCCTTGAGTAAtctcatttaaataaatactatCAGGCTTCTCATTTAAATTTCCTGCAAAGATTAAATGCTATGAAAAACCAACCTCAATGGGTCCAAAAAGAAATTGATATTATCTCTTCATTTCCAGGCCTACTTTCTCATCTGTTATGGATACACCCTAGAACCCAGACTCAACACAGGTCTCTCTCAAAATATCTACCAGTTTTCAGATCACTTAACTAAAGGCCTGCATCCATTTCCCCCAGTGGCTGCTTTCCAACATCTAACATTGATTTATCAccttggctacaggctggtcttaCAAAATTTGCTGACCTCTTTCAGGGCTCCTCGTTACTATCATTTTCTCTCCAAGAATGTGCTTTTGTAATACCTACCACTCTGCAGCTATTTGACAGCCCATCATCTAGACACACTTATACAAAAACTAACTAACTTAATGAAAAAACCTTCGATGATGACCCAATTCTACTCTGCACTACTCTCAGGCCCATGCTTCCTACCTGTTTAAATGGGAACAAGACACAAATTCAGTTATTGATCCAGTAGACTGAAACAACGTATTTCTCCTTATTACATCAACAACAAAATCTCTATGATTGCTACAGACCAGCATTAAACTTATGTACAGATGGTATATGATATTATTTAGACCCAATTAGCACCCTAATCTCTTGCCCTTGTGTACTGTTAAATTGTTTCTGACATTTCTTTCTTAGTATTGTCTGTACCGGTACTGAATTGCTCTTTCTTTCTATACTTTAACtactctttttattttctttgtttcccCTGTACTTTTAACCTTCTTATAGTCTAAAGTTAAGACTTGTTATTTCTAAATAAGTAAAGCTCTTGAGGTACTAACTTACTATGTCTGCACAACATCCaatcaaaatgtacatttttgtatCCTTTCTCCTGCTTTAACAATTGGATAAAATTGATGGCACAATAGTTATACTATATTTGTATGACTACtactgcattttttattacatgcTTAACTGTTtgaacctgaataaaaaaaagatcaatAGTTCTTAGCTATGTGACTCCTCTTACTCACATTGTATTGGGAAATACCCTACTCAGAGCAAAGTTTAATTGACTTGTATTAGCTAATAGTCATCAAAAAGCATCAAATAAGCATCTCTGCCTCATTTTATTtagggaagattgaaattctctatttttcagtgtgtaaataaaaggatttagcacagggaccagggcaatgtacagcagtgagaaatacttgtctctttccagggaataacttgtggtgggtctcatatacaggcaaatacctgtcccataaagggttatcacacaggccaggtgagaagcacaggtagaaaaggctttttgtctcccctctgaggattgtattttcaggatagcagagatgataaatatgtatgagatcagagtaaggaggaaggaattgaaACCCAGCAATGTCCCTACAAAGTAAATGGAAAGTTCCACACtgaaagtgctgctgcaggaaagttttagcaatggtgtgacatcacagaaaaaatggttaataagatgggaagcacaatatgatagtttaggtatAAGAACAAAAAAGCCGACTGTTGCACCAAACCCACCAATGAATGTTGCAGtaataagcccagcacagtgtttcctgctcattcgggcaatgtaatgaaggggatcacagatggcaacataacgatcatatgccatggccgtcaggagaaagtactcACTGCAATTCAAggccacaaaaacatacatttgagtcatacaccccaagaatgaaatgttattttgttgtgtgagaagaatatgtagcaaattaggtaaaacagttgaggggaaagaaatgtctatgagtgaaaggttcaggaagaatatgtacatgggggtgtgtaagtgaggattgcatgaaatgactaagaatatgatgagatttcccagcagaatgatgagatagatcccaaggaatagcacaaaaagagagatttgaagctcaggagtatcacaGAACCATTGAGTGATAAATCCTTAAAATTTTCTTGACTTCCTGAGGCTATTTTTCAATGCTTCCTTGCTATGTATAAATGTGCATCTAGGAaagataatttaaataaatatacatcaaatatggataaattaatttaataactGAAATTACTGAAACTTTGTCTTTCTATTCTAGACCATTAATAGTATTGATCTGGTTGAAGGCATGGCCTTGGCTTTTATTCTTGTGCTCAGATCTTTGGGGCAGGAGCTTTATCCTGTTTGTTAAAGCCGATCAGCGCTCAGAGATAGTGTTTATGAATAAATAAGGCCATGGAATGTGGGAAAGTCACAATTCAGGCAGAAGAATCAGACATCTGAGTTTAGTATATTAAGATATTTAGGACTTTACAAACTATGGGTATTTTAGCTAAATCTATTGTGATACTGTATATGGCAACAGATATTCATAGTTAACATAGCCCTCTGCTGTTATTTCTACTTTCCCCAGTCTATGAACACAGATCCTTTCTCAGTGGCAGGAATGCAATTTTAGGAGATTTTAGCGAATATGAATGTGCAACAATGGCCTCTTGTATACCGTACATATACCAGTTGCCATAGGATACTTGACATTTTGTGGCAGCACACTAAAggggccatttattaacattcatttttttcatgatttaaatgttctaaaacattgattttttattttttttttaatctaggtACAAGGCCAAGCCAAGATTGTAATACACATACATTTACTGCCAACGATTATGCTGTGTGTCCCAAATAGAAACATTTAAATCAGTTTCTGTAGAAATAACAGTCAGGGCCACCATTATAAACTTTGGGgcctcacaagttatttatatggggccccccaagaACACAAGAGTGCAGTACCTACATTTTGGCTACATCACTTTTgagtgcaatataaacagctgatgttacactATACTATTCATAAGCAGTTCCATTAAAGTAATTAATACActaattaacagtcagttcattggaGGGTCAGTAGAGTTTGCCCTAATGTTAAATTCTGCCCTCCCCCTTCCTGCTCCTGCTGTGCATTGTCATTGCTTAATATTGAAGTTATGTAGGTTTTTGCATAATTTACATCAACTGTGTTTCTAGCCGAACAAACAGATATTCTACAGGATAACAAAACTCTGTTTTAAAGTACTAATGTAGGACTCATTTCCTGGCAAAGAGGCTGATATCCTTTACCCACTCAAAAATATTCATGTCCATATCCGGAACAAGACCTATTCCTTTTTCTAGTAATGCAATGATGGCAAATTTAAAATGACCTCTTCTGTTTTTGAACGGATGAATTGCAACACCACTGATTCATGTtgagtgatgggtgaaataattcaccaggcatggatttgaggcaattttccacaaatccatgcctgggttTTGTGCACGTAAAACAAATGATGCACATCCAAAAAACACgtcattttttgacacacaaggcaaaaaattgttgcatgtgtcaaCAAAtatgacatgcaacattttcataatttttcagtgaagtgatacgggacagattcactattcATGGTTATTAATTTGGGTCTGGGTGTCACTTTTCTTCCTCACACTTGATTCTCCCCTAAAAAAGAAACCTTTTTCCGCCTTTCTTTAGTAGTCCTGGCCCAAACCTACATTGggctcttaaggtgcccatacactataagatccgctcatttggcgatgtgggtgatatcgggtagcaagtaacttggCCCTgcggccaaacgatcagattacatttgtggttatgaggcagtcggttcggggaccgcatcaacgagccgatgcgatccccgatccgactggattttctaacctggccgatcgagatctggccaatttcaggccagatatcggtcagccaggccgctctgttctgcccatacacgggccaattagctgccgaatcggtccaagggacagatatcggcagctatagtcggcccgtgtatggggacctttacaagtAGTGaagaacaaatctgtcccgtttcaattccaaatggtggaaaattcatgaaatgttaTTGCCGcagccttttttgacatgaccgtgacttttttctcGTACAGCAGCATTTTtgttgtggcaatttttttcagcagctttgcaaaaaaaatgggaaaaccaggttacaatgcaggattctgctggagaagctctattaactgaggggtttttaaagaaacatgttttcccatgacagtattcttttaacccTAAGTACCTATATAAATTCATGGATATGATACGCTGTCAACGTTTTTTTTCCTCATGTATATTTCGCACTAATTATCACTGaatattttagttatttcaccTTTCTAGTCACAAttattacaatatacaatatacagttcaCTTTCCACAAATGATAACATATTCATAGATGATATAGGTATTACCCATTTTATCAATTCACAATTTGTAGTAGATAGTGCACAGTACTTACCCATTtctattatttataaaataggtTAAGGTAACCTTGTTTAAAAAGGAACGGtggtaaatacattttatttgtttgGTATCCAATAAAAGTTGTTTCATTTAAgtataaacattttcattttaatattttctacttataaataaagatttttgccTCATTTTATTAAATGAAGATTGAAAGTCTCTGTTCtttagtgtgtaaataagaggatttagcacagggcccagggcaatgtacagcagtgagaaatacttgtcccTTTGCAGGGAATAATTTTTTGTGGGTCTTAGATACAAGCAAAATagtgtcccataaagggttatcacacaggtcaggtgagaagcacaggtagaaaaggctttttgtctcccctctgaggattgtattttcaggatagcagagatgataaatatgtatgaggtcagagtaaggaggaagggaCTGAAACCcagcaatgtcccttcaatgtaaatgaaaagttccacactaaaagtgctgctgcaggaaagttttagcaatgctgccatatcacagaaaaaatggttaataagatgggaagcacaatatgatagtttagatataagaaCAAGATAGGCGACAGAGTGAACAAACccaccagtgaatgctgcagttataagcccagcacagtgtttcctgctcattcgggcaatgtaatgaaggggatcacagatggcaacataacgatcatatgccatggccgtcaggagaaagtattcactggcagccaaggccacaaaaacatacatttgaatcatacaccccaagaatgaa
The sequence above is a segment of the Xenopus tropicalis strain Nigerian chromosome 7, UCB_Xtro_10.0, whole genome shotgun sequence genome. Coding sequences within it:
- the LOC116412170 gene encoding olfactory receptor 1019-like → MASESQENVSGFNIQGFSDTPELHISLFVLFLVIYLIILLGNLIIFLVISCNPHLHTPMYIFLLNLSLIDISFSSNILPNLLHILLTQQNNISFLGCMIQMYVFVALAASEYFLLTAMAYDRYVAICDPLHYIARMSRKHCAGLITAAFTGGFVHSVAYLVLISKLSYCASHLINHFFCDMAALLKLSCSSTFSVELFIYIEGTLLGFSPFLLTLTSYIFIISAILKIQSSEGRQKAFSTCASHLTCVITLYGTLFCLYLRPTKNYSLQRDKYFSLLYIALGPVLNPLIYTLKNRDFQSSFNKMRL